A single window of Rana temporaria chromosome 1, aRanTem1.1, whole genome shotgun sequence DNA harbors:
- the LOC120925100 gene encoding proteinase-activated receptor 1-like, translating into MYLTSWWLTRFVPSVYTVVLLVALPLNIMAIIMFLVKVKVKKPGVVYLLNLAAADVLFVSILPFHIVYRFSGNNWLMGEGMCRFVTATFYGNMRGSILLMTGISVDRFLALVYPVQSLSWRTMRRAWLVCCGIWAISFASTVPLLIRQQTQKFPNLKITTCSDVQEADFFYKFYVYYYFPMYIALLYFLPLIVTTFCYIGIFGTLRTPSIKGAQKKSRAVFLTVVVLCMFVLCFGPANVIWFLHYLQIYKQASTFLYVVYIVCVSISSVSCCLDPLIYYYASSQWQRHVYSLLGCRREYKALVKQH; encoded by the coding sequence ATGTATTTGACTAGCTGGTGGCTGACGAGGTTTGTGCCCTCCGTCTATACCGTGGTTCTCCTCGTGGCTCTTCCTCTCAATATAATGGCGATTATTATGTTCTTGGTGAAGGTGAAGGTGAAGAAGCCAGGAGTGGTGTACCTGCTGAACCTGGCCGCTGCTGATGTTCTCTTTGTTAGTATTCTTCCTTTTCACATTGTGTACCGATTCTCAGGAAATAACTGGCTGATGGGGGAAGGGATGTGCCGATTTGTCACTGCCACGTTTTATGGTAACATGCGTGGATCCATCCTGCTGATGACGGGTATCAGTGTGGACCGGTTCCTAGCTCTGGTCTACCCGGTCCAGTCCCTTTCCTGGCGCACAATGAGACGAGCCTGGCTGGTGTGTTGCGGCATCTGGGCGATATCGTTCGCCAGCACCGTGCCGCTTCTCATAAGGCAACAAACCCAAAAATTTCCCAACCTGAAGATCACAACCTGTTCTGATGTTCAGGAAgccgattttttttacaagttttatGTTTACTACTACTTTCCCATGTATatagcacttttatatttcttaccTTTAATTGTTACAACCTTCTGTTACATTGGAATCTTCGGCACCCTCCGCACACCGAGCATCAAGGGCGCCCAGAAGAAATCCCGAGCCGTCTTCCTGACCGTGGTTGTGCTGTGTATGTTTGTCCTCTGCtttggcccagccaatgttattTGGTTCTTGCATTACCTGCAGATCTATAAACAAGCCAGTACCTTCCTGTATGTCGTCTACATTGTCTGTGTCAGTATTAGCAGTGTCAGTTGTTGTCTGGACCCTCTTATCTATTACTATGCATCTTCCCAATGGCAGAGACACGTCTACAGCCTGCTGGGTTGTAGGAGAGAATATAAAGCACTTGTCAAACAGCATTGA